The following proteins are co-located in the Streptomyces bottropensis ATCC 25435 genome:
- a CDS encoding family 43 glycosylhydrolase: MTYIERLRGRARRWAGPLAGLTAASLLLGLAGPVAPAAADDADLTDGLALWYKLDATSGTTAVDASGHGRNGTVNGTAGWTGDGQGLSFNGSDTYIKVPNDIMKGMNSISVSMDVLMDESQVGPYFIYGFGNTSSGTGNGYLFATGNSLRTAIASGNWSTEQNTRPGDSHNLSRSVWKQLTYTQTGTTGVLYEDGAEVGRNTSVTTTPGSIGSGTTTANHIGKSVYTSDKLFKGKIRDFRVYDRALTGSEVEQLSLPIAEQGLAADRAALTLGDTSAVTTDLDLPKTGTAGGSSITWKSDNTDVVSNSGAVTRPAAGQPNGHATLTATLKKGPASATKSFEVTVLPTFDDTTAVKQAAEALTVHNLDDVRGNLTLPGSGDFGTKVSWSSADTAVVSAGGEVHRPAHGDGTTTVALTATVTKGDARTTRAFTAKVPELPKKEALKGYMFSYFTGEGTSDGEQLYAALSKGNDPLKWRELNDGKPVLTSTLGEKGLRDPFIIRSPEGDKFYQIATDLKIYGNGDWDASQRTGSKSIMVWESTDLVHWTNQRLVKVSPDSAGNTWAPEAYYDDQLGEYVVFWASKLYDNEAHSGDTYNRMMYATTRDFYTFSEPKVWVDRGYSVIDSTVIQHDGEYYRLSKDERNNSSSTPNSKFIFEEKSDTLRNLSWTSVAEGIGKGAMNAAEGPLVFKSNTEDKWYAFLDEFGGRGYIPFETKDLDSGVWTPSTGYDLPSKPRHGTVLPVTQDEYDRLLKTYQPDGIVTSVEDIKVKTRIGDAPVLPATVIAEFADGAERPVAVTWEDVDASKYAQAGTFTVKGDLPGDSAIQVTAEVTVSAEGPDVPADLLVHYGFDESGGNIARDSSGHGYHGTYVRTPDFATGVDGGSFKMSGGDSGSSSPYVKIPNGVLKGADSVTVSTYAKWKGGDNWQWLFGLGPDSDKYLFASPSNGSSSLYSAITAASWGAEKKLSGARLTPGKWQHVTVTVDGGAKTAILYADGVEVSRATDVTVKPSDLYDANKDYSGYIGRSMYAPDPYFGGEVDDFRIYDRALTPAEVLEISGNTTGIAKVTHPAQKTDAVIDDADSRVTLPMKPGTDLTELAPQFTLAHGATISPASGSVQNFSKPVKYEVTGSDGKKRTWTVSARELKSPVLPGLNADPNIVRFGDTFYIYPTTDGFEGWSGTQFKAYSSKDLVHWKDHGVILDLGPDVSWADSRAWAPAMEERNGKYYFYFCADANIGVAVSDSPTGPFKDALGKPLLKAGTLPGQMIDPAVFTDDDGTSYLYWGNGRAYVVPLKDDMVSFDAAKVTDITPSGYNEGTFIVKRKGTYYFMWSENDTRDENYRVAYATGSSPTGPWTKRGVILEKDLSLGIKGPGHHSVVHVPGTDDWYIAYHRFAIPGGDGTHRETTVDKMEFDADGLIKKVVPTLESIDPVTIARAGADVSGKEGAKIQLNGTVSGAGTAKWTAEQGAPCVFADAGSARTTITCADNGSFEVTLTGGRSSDTATVTVTNAAPEITSVTSKKTSETGKVTRVRVKFTDAGTRDTHTCSIDWKDGGKPAAGKVTAGSCKAEHTYRTAGVFAPVITVTDDDGATASSTIDELVVFDRKAGSATGDGGFTSPAGAYPAGPKLTGKADFSFTATYGKSDTKPSGKVAFDFAAAKLKFRSTSIEWLVVSGSEAVLQGYGTVNGKGGYLFRVTAGDGPDTFKIKIWKKSTGTVVYENKTAATKGITIGRK; encoded by the coding sequence ATGACGTACATCGAACGTCTGCGCGGCCGCGCGAGACGCTGGGCGGGTCCGCTCGCCGGACTGACCGCCGCGTCACTCCTCCTGGGCCTGGCCGGGCCCGTCGCCCCGGCCGCCGCGGACGACGCCGATCTCACCGACGGGCTGGCCCTCTGGTACAAGCTCGACGCCACCTCCGGCACCACGGCCGTCGACGCCTCCGGCCACGGCCGCAACGGCACGGTGAACGGCACGGCCGGCTGGACAGGTGACGGCCAGGGCCTCTCCTTCAACGGTTCGGACACCTACATCAAGGTGCCGAACGACATCATGAAGGGCATGAACTCCATCAGCGTCTCCATGGACGTGCTGATGGACGAGTCGCAGGTCGGCCCGTACTTCATCTACGGCTTCGGCAACACCAGCAGCGGCACGGGCAACGGCTATCTCTTCGCCACCGGCAACTCGCTGCGCACGGCCATCGCTTCGGGCAACTGGTCGACCGAGCAGAACACCCGGCCCGGCGACTCGCACAACCTGAGCCGTTCGGTGTGGAAGCAGCTCACCTACACCCAGACCGGCACCACGGGCGTGCTGTACGAGGACGGTGCGGAGGTCGGCCGCAACACCTCGGTCACCACCACTCCGGGTTCCATCGGTTCGGGCACCACGACCGCCAACCACATAGGCAAGTCGGTCTACACGAGCGACAAGCTCTTCAAGGGCAAGATCCGTGACTTCCGGGTCTACGACCGCGCCCTCACCGGCTCCGAGGTCGAGCAGCTCTCGCTCCCCATCGCCGAGCAGGGCCTCGCCGCCGACAGGGCCGCCCTCACCCTGGGCGACACCAGCGCGGTCACCACCGACCTGGACCTGCCGAAGACCGGTACGGCCGGGGGCTCCTCCATCACCTGGAAGAGCGACAACACCGACGTGGTCTCGAACTCCGGCGCGGTGACCCGCCCCGCCGCCGGTCAGCCGAACGGCCACGCCACGCTGACGGCGACCCTCAAGAAGGGCCCCGCGAGCGCCACCAAGTCCTTCGAGGTCACGGTCCTGCCGACCTTCGACGACACCACCGCCGTCAAGCAGGCCGCCGAGGCGCTGACGGTGCACAACCTCGACGACGTCCGCGGCAACCTGACGCTCCCCGGCAGCGGCGACTTCGGCACCAAGGTCTCCTGGAGTTCCGCCGACACCGCCGTCGTGTCCGCCGGAGGCGAGGTACACCGTCCCGCGCACGGCGACGGCACCACGACCGTCGCGCTGACCGCGACGGTCACCAAGGGCGACGCGAGGACCACCCGCGCCTTCACCGCGAAGGTGCCGGAACTGCCCAAGAAGGAAGCCCTCAAGGGCTACATGTTCAGCTACTTCACCGGCGAGGGCACCTCGGACGGCGAGCAGCTGTACGCGGCGCTCAGCAAGGGCAACGACCCGCTGAAGTGGCGGGAGCTGAACGACGGCAAGCCCGTCCTGACCTCCACGCTCGGTGAGAAGGGCCTGCGCGACCCGTTCATCATCCGCTCCCCCGAGGGCGACAAGTTCTACCAGATCGCCACCGACCTCAAGATCTACGGCAACGGCGACTGGGACGCCTCCCAGCGCACCGGCAGCAAGTCCATCATGGTCTGGGAGTCCACCGACCTGGTGCACTGGACCAACCAGCGCCTGGTCAAGGTCTCCCCCGACTCGGCCGGCAACACCTGGGCGCCGGAGGCGTACTACGACGACCAGCTCGGCGAGTACGTCGTGTTCTGGGCGTCGAAGCTGTACGACAACGAGGCCCACTCCGGCGACACGTACAACCGCATGATGTACGCGACGACCCGTGACTTCTACACCTTCAGCGAGCCCAAGGTCTGGGTCGACCGCGGCTACTCCGTCATCGACTCCACCGTCATCCAGCACGACGGCGAGTACTACCGCCTCTCCAAGGACGAGCGGAACAACTCCTCCTCCACCCCCAACAGCAAGTTCATCTTCGAGGAGAAGAGCGACACCCTCCGCAACCTCTCCTGGACCTCCGTCGCCGAGGGCATCGGCAAGGGCGCGATGAACGCCGCCGAGGGCCCGCTGGTGTTCAAGTCGAACACCGAGGACAAGTGGTACGCGTTCCTCGACGAGTTCGGCGGCCGCGGCTACATCCCCTTCGAGACGAAGGACCTGGACTCCGGTGTCTGGACCCCGTCCACCGGCTACGACCTGCCGTCCAAGCCCCGGCACGGCACGGTGCTCCCGGTCACCCAGGACGAGTACGACCGGCTGCTGAAGACCTACCAGCCCGACGGGATCGTCACGAGCGTCGAGGACATCAAGGTCAAGACGCGCATCGGCGACGCCCCGGTCCTGCCGGCCACCGTCATCGCGGAGTTCGCCGACGGCGCCGAGCGGCCCGTCGCCGTCACCTGGGAGGACGTGGACGCCTCGAAGTACGCGCAGGCCGGCACCTTCACGGTGAAGGGCGACCTGCCCGGCGACTCGGCGATCCAGGTCACCGCCGAGGTCACGGTCTCCGCCGAGGGCCCGGACGTCCCGGCCGACCTGCTGGTGCACTACGGCTTCGACGAGAGCGGCGGCAACATCGCCCGTGACTCCAGCGGCCACGGCTACCACGGCACCTACGTCCGCACCCCCGACTTCGCCACCGGCGTCGACGGCGGCTCCTTCAAGATGTCCGGCGGCGACAGCGGCTCCAGCTCGCCGTACGTCAAGATCCCGAACGGCGTGCTGAAGGGCGCCGACAGCGTCACCGTCTCCACGTACGCGAAGTGGAAGGGCGGCGACAACTGGCAGTGGCTGTTCGGCCTCGGCCCGGACAGCGACAAGTACCTGTTCGCCAGCCCCTCCAACGGTTCCTCGTCCCTCTACTCGGCCATCACGGCGGCGAGTTGGGGCGCGGAGAAGAAGCTGTCCGGCGCCCGGCTCACCCCCGGCAAGTGGCAGCACGTCACCGTCACCGTCGACGGCGGCGCCAAGACGGCCATCCTCTACGCGGACGGCGTCGAGGTCTCCCGCGCCACCGACGTCACCGTCAAGCCGTCCGACCTGTACGACGCGAACAAGGACTACAGCGGCTACATCGGCCGGTCCATGTACGCCCCCGACCCGTACTTCGGCGGTGAGGTCGACGACTTCCGGATCTACGACCGGGCGCTGACGCCCGCCGAGGTCCTGGAGATCAGCGGCAACACCACGGGCATCGCCAAGGTGACCCACCCGGCGCAGAAGACGGACGCCGTCATCGACGACGCCGACAGCCGCGTCACGCTGCCGATGAAGCCGGGCACCGATCTGACCGAGCTGGCACCGCAGTTCACCCTCGCCCACGGCGCGACGATCAGCCCCGCCTCCGGCAGCGTGCAGAACTTCAGCAAGCCGGTGAAGTACGAGGTCACCGGTTCCGACGGCAAGAAGCGCACCTGGACGGTGTCGGCACGCGAGCTCAAGAGCCCCGTGCTGCCCGGCCTCAACGCGGACCCGAACATCGTCCGCTTCGGTGACACCTTCTACATCTACCCGACCACCGACGGCTTCGAGGGCTGGAGCGGTACGCAGTTCAAGGCGTACTCCTCCAAGGACCTGGTCCACTGGAAGGACCACGGCGTCATCCTGGACCTCGGTCCGGACGTCTCCTGGGCGGACAGCAGGGCCTGGGCACCGGCGATGGAGGAGCGGAACGGCAAGTACTACTTCTACTTCTGCGCCGACGCGAACATCGGTGTCGCGGTCTCCGACTCGCCCACCGGCCCGTTCAAGGACGCCCTCGGCAAGCCGCTGCTGAAGGCCGGTACCCTCCCGGGCCAGATGATCGACCCGGCGGTCTTCACCGACGACGACGGCACCTCGTACCTCTACTGGGGCAACGGCCGCGCCTACGTGGTCCCGCTGAAGGACGACATGGTGTCGTTCGACGCGGCCAAGGTCACGGACATCACTCCCAGCGGCTACAACGAGGGCACGTTCATCGTCAAGCGCAAGGGCACCTACTACTTCATGTGGTCGGAGAACGACACACGTGACGAGAACTACCGGGTCGCCTACGCCACAGGCTCCTCGCCCACCGGTCCCTGGACCAAGCGGGGCGTCATCCTGGAGAAGGACCTCTCGCTCGGCATCAAGGGCCCCGGCCACCACTCGGTGGTCCATGTCCCCGGCACCGACGACTGGTACATCGCCTACCACCGCTTCGCCATCCCCGGCGGAGACGGCACCCACCGCGAAACCACCGTCGACAAGATGGAGTTCGACGCCGACGGCCTGATCAAGAAGGTCGTCCCCACCCTGGAGAGCATCGACCCGGTCACCATCGCCCGGGCCGGCGCGGACGTCTCCGGCAAGGAAGGCGCCAAGATCCAGCTGAACGGCACGGTCTCCGGCGCGGGCACCGCCAAGTGGACGGCCGAGCAGGGCGCGCCCTGCGTCTTCGCCGACGCGGGCTCCGCGAGGACCACGATCACCTGCGCCGACAACGGCTCCTTCGAGGTCACCCTCACCGGCGGCCGCAGCTCGGACACGGCCACCGTCACCGTCACCAACGCGGCCCCGGAGATCACCTCGGTGACCAGCAAGAAGACCTCGGAGACGGGCAAGGTCACCAGGGTCCGGGTCAAGTTCACCGACGCGGGCACCCGTGACACGCACACCTGCAGCATCGACTGGAAGGACGGCGGCAAGCCGGCGGCCGGCAAGGTCACGGCGGGCAGCTGCAAGGCCGAGCACACCTACCGCACGGCCGGCGTCTTCGCCCCGGTGATCACCGTCACCGACGACGACGGCGCCACGGCGAGCAGCACGATCGACGAGCTGGTCGTCTTCGACCGCAAGGCCGGTTCCGCGACCGGTGACGGCGGCTTCACCTCCCCCGCCGGGGCGTACCCGGCAGGCCCGAAGCTGACCGGCAAGGCGGACTTCTCCTTCACCGCCACGTACGGCAAGAGCGACACCAAGCCGTCGGGGAAGGTCGCGTTCGACTTCGCCGCGGCCAAGCTGAAGTTCCGCTCCACCAGCATCGAATGGCTCGTGGTCAGCGGCTCCGAGGCGGTCCTCCAGGGCTACGGCACCGTCAACGGCAAGGGCGGCTACCTCTTCCGCGTCACGGCCGGCGACGGCCCGGACACCTTCAAGATCAAGATCTGGAAGAAGTCCACCGGCACGGTCGTCTACGAGAACAAGACGGCCGCGACGAAGGGCATCACCATCGGCCGCAAGTAA
- a CDS encoding LLM class flavin-dependent oxidoreductase encodes MTAETPVTPANPVLSATRFSVLDRSRTREGHSAPEALRDTVRLARHAEHLGFHRFWVSEHHGVPGVAGSAPTVLAAAVAAATHTIRVGTGGVMLPNHRPLVVAEQFGVLESLFPGRIDMGLGRSVGFTDGVRRALGRDKDAADTADFAEQLDELLGWFVGTSPTGVHARPPEGLAVPPFVLAMGEGAEIAARSGLPMVIGDLRDRDRMRRGIDRYRAGFRPSAWAEEPYVVVSGTIAVADTPQNAHRVLLPEAWAMAYSRTHGTFPPLSPAEEVERRTMTARERGLYESGLTGQVYGTEEQVAHELESVIKETGAQEVLVTTSTYDREALFDSYRRLARIAGLSGPPTEG; translated from the coding sequence GTGACCGCCGAGACCCCCGTGACCCCCGCGAACCCCGTACTCTCCGCCACCCGCTTCTCCGTCCTCGACCGCTCCCGCACCCGCGAGGGCCACAGCGCCCCCGAGGCCCTGCGGGACACGGTGCGCCTGGCCCGGCACGCGGAGCACCTCGGTTTCCACCGCTTCTGGGTGTCGGAGCACCACGGCGTGCCCGGGGTGGCGGGTTCGGCCCCCACCGTCCTGGCCGCGGCCGTCGCCGCGGCCACGCACACCATCCGGGTGGGCACCGGCGGGGTGATGCTGCCCAACCACCGCCCGCTGGTCGTGGCCGAGCAGTTCGGCGTGCTGGAGTCGCTGTTCCCGGGGCGGATCGACATGGGGCTCGGCCGTTCCGTCGGCTTCACGGACGGCGTACGCAGGGCGCTGGGCCGGGACAAGGACGCCGCAGACACCGCGGACTTCGCCGAGCAGCTCGACGAACTGCTCGGCTGGTTCGTGGGCACCTCCCCGACCGGGGTGCACGCGCGCCCGCCGGAGGGCCTGGCCGTACCCCCGTTCGTCCTCGCCATGGGCGAGGGTGCCGAGATCGCCGCGCGGTCCGGCCTGCCGATGGTGATCGGCGACCTCCGCGACCGCGACAGGATGCGGCGCGGCATCGACCGCTACCGCGCCGGGTTCCGCCCGTCCGCGTGGGCCGAGGAGCCGTACGTCGTCGTCTCCGGCACGATCGCCGTCGCCGACACCCCGCAGAACGCGCACCGCGTCCTCCTCCCGGAGGCCTGGGCCATGGCGTACTCCCGCACCCACGGCACGTTCCCGCCGCTGTCCCCGGCGGAGGAGGTCGAACGGCGGACGATGACGGCCAGGGAGCGTGGCCTGTACGAGTCCGGTCTGACCGGCCAGGTGTACGGCACCGAGGAGCAGGTCGCGCACGAACTGGAGTCGGTGATCAAGGAGACGGGCGCCCAGGAGGTCCTGGTCACGACGAGCACGTACGACCGCGAGGCCCTGTTCGACTCCTACCGCAGGCTGGCCCGGATCGCGGGCCTCAGCGGCCCCCCGACCGAAGGCTGA
- a CDS encoding lysophospholipid acyltransferase family protein: MSVWLPSAPCSPRACVAASGPAVAVPRAAARFAAVVALVAVGVLVSVVGLRLPAGVVRRWCRWVVRASGVRVRIAGSAPPAGGLLLVANHVSWLDVPLLGAVRPARMLAKADIRSWPVAGALVARSGVLFIERDRIRALPETVARIAGALRGGAAVVAFPEGTTWCGRAQGRFRRAVFQAALDAGVPVQPVRVRYRFTGGGASTAPAYVGDDSLLTSVWRVVSAREVVAEVDVRPVIAPAGPLDRRALAQAARTAVVDGAAMVGHTPQERGGCRGAGPGPATGDPLKPLRRGGVSLRSGGR, translated from the coding sequence ATGAGCGTGTGGCTGCCCAGCGCGCCCTGCAGCCCTCGGGCGTGCGTGGCGGCGTCCGGGCCGGCCGTCGCCGTCCCCCGGGCCGCCGCCCGGTTCGCGGCGGTCGTGGCCCTGGTCGCGGTCGGAGTCCTGGTGAGTGTCGTCGGCCTGCGACTGCCCGCGGGCGTCGTGCGGCGCTGGTGCCGGTGGGTCGTACGGGCCTCGGGGGTGCGGGTACGGATCGCCGGCTCCGCCCCACCCGCCGGCGGACTGCTGCTCGTCGCCAACCACGTCTCCTGGCTGGACGTACCGTTGCTCGGAGCGGTGCGTCCGGCGCGGATGCTGGCCAAGGCCGACATCCGGTCGTGGCCGGTGGCGGGCGCGCTCGTCGCGCGGAGCGGCGTGCTGTTCATCGAGCGGGACCGGATCCGCGCCCTGCCGGAGACGGTCGCCCGTATCGCCGGCGCCCTGCGGGGCGGTGCGGCCGTCGTGGCCTTCCCGGAGGGGACCACCTGGTGCGGCCGGGCGCAGGGCCGCTTCCGGCGGGCCGTGTTCCAGGCCGCGCTCGACGCCGGCGTCCCCGTGCAGCCGGTGCGCGTCCGCTACCGCTTCACCGGGGGCGGGGCGAGCACCGCGCCCGCGTACGTCGGGGACGACTCGCTGCTCACGTCGGTGTGGCGAGTGGTGTCGGCGCGTGAAGTCGTCGCCGAGGTGGACGTGCGGCCTGTGATCGCCCCGGCCGGTCCCCTCGACCGGCGAGCCCTGGCGCAGGCCGCGCGGACGGCGGTGGTCGACGGGGCGGCGATGGTCGGGCACACGCCGCAGGAGCGCGGCGGCTGCCGGGGAGCCGGGCCGGGTCCCGCGACCGGGGACCCGCTGAAGCCGCTGCGGAGAGGTGGGGTCAGCCTTCGGTCGGGGGGCCGCTGA
- a CDS encoding GNAT family N-acetyltransferase, translating to MTASTLDSPPQSTAPTRYTVTLARGEEDVRAAQRLRHDVFAGEMGALLAGPRPGLDADSFDAYCDHLLVRDTLTGEVVGTYRLLPPERAAVAGRLYSESEFDLGALDALRPSLVEVGRSCVHPDHRDGTVIGLIWAGIARYMVQGGHEWLAGCCSIPLADGGALATGTWDRVRGRNLAPEEFRVRPLLPWVPKEGAAQGRTELPPLLRGYLRLGAWVCGEPAHDPDFGVADLYVLLSMRRVDARYLRHFLSLVPAA from the coding sequence ATGACCGCCTCCACCCTCGACAGCCCGCCCCAGTCGACGGCCCCCACCCGCTACACCGTCACCCTGGCCCGCGGCGAGGAGGACGTCCGTGCCGCCCAGCGGCTGCGGCACGACGTGTTCGCCGGGGAGATGGGTGCCCTGCTGGCCGGTCCGCGGCCGGGGCTGGACGCCGATTCCTTCGACGCCTACTGCGACCACCTGCTCGTCCGGGACACACTCACCGGCGAGGTCGTCGGCACCTACCGGCTGCTGCCGCCCGAGCGGGCCGCGGTCGCCGGGCGGCTGTACTCGGAGAGCGAGTTCGACCTCGGCGCGCTCGACGCGCTCCGCCCCTCGCTGGTCGAGGTCGGCCGGTCCTGCGTGCACCCCGACCACCGCGACGGCACGGTGATCGGCCTGATCTGGGCCGGGATCGCCCGCTACATGGTCCAGGGCGGCCACGAGTGGCTGGCCGGCTGCTGCTCCATCCCGCTCGCCGACGGCGGCGCCCTCGCCACGGGCACCTGGGACCGGGTCCGGGGCAGGAACCTGGCGCCGGAGGAGTTCCGGGTACGTCCGCTGCTGCCCTGGGTGCCGAAGGAGGGGGCGGCGCAGGGCCGTACCGAGCTGCCGCCGCTGCTGCGCGGCTATCTGCGGCTCGGCGCCTGGGTGTGCGGCGAGCCCGCGCACGACCCGGACTTCGGGGTCGCGGACCTGTACGTGCTGCTGTCGATGCGCCGGGTCGACGCCCGGTACCTGCGCCACTTCCTCTCCCTCGTCCCGGCGGCGTGA
- a CDS encoding succinate dehydrogenase/fumarate reductase iron-sulfur subunit, whose amino-acid sequence MKLTLRVWRQRAADADGAMSTYEVDGISPDMSFLEMLDTLNEDLILRGDDPVAFDHDCREGICGACSLVINGDAHGPERTTTCQLHMRSFADGDTIDVEPWRASAFPVIKDLVVDRTAFDRIIQAGGYITAPTGAAPEAHATAVPKPDADLAFEHAECIGCGACVAACPNGAAMLFTSAKINHLNVLPQGAPERETRVLDMVERMDEEGFGGCTLAGECATVCPKGIPLMSITSMNKEWLRATRKGGRR is encoded by the coding sequence ATGAAGCTCACCCTGCGCGTATGGCGGCAGCGGGCCGCCGACGCCGACGGCGCCATGTCCACGTACGAGGTGGACGGCATCTCGCCCGACATGTCCTTCCTGGAGATGCTCGACACGCTCAACGAGGACCTCATCCTGCGCGGTGACGACCCGGTGGCCTTCGACCACGACTGCCGTGAGGGCATCTGCGGGGCGTGCTCGCTGGTCATCAACGGGGACGCGCACGGACCGGAGCGGACCACGACCTGCCAGCTGCACATGCGGTCCTTCGCGGACGGCGACACGATCGACGTGGAACCCTGGCGGGCGTCGGCCTTCCCGGTGATCAAGGACCTGGTGGTGGACCGGACGGCGTTCGACCGGATCATCCAGGCCGGCGGATACATCACCGCGCCGACCGGCGCCGCGCCGGAGGCACACGCCACGGCCGTCCCGAAACCGGACGCCGACCTCGCGTTCGAGCACGCGGAGTGCATCGGCTGCGGGGCCTGCGTGGCCGCGTGTCCGAACGGGGCGGCGATGCTGTTCACCTCCGCCAAGATCAACCATCTGAACGTGCTGCCGCAGGGGGCGCCCGAGCGGGAGACGCGGGTGCTGGACATGGTGGAGCGCATGGACGAGGAGGGATTCGGCGGGTGCACGCTGGCGGGCGAGTGTGCGACCGTCTGCCCCAAGGGGATCCCGCTGATGTCCATCACCAGCATGAACAAGGAATGGCTGCGGGCCACGCGGAAGGGCGGGAGGCGGTAG
- a CDS encoding fumarate reductase/succinate dehydrogenase flavoprotein subunit, translating into MTTSSAFTDYTTGEPVVDGKAPDGPVAERWDRRRFEARLVNPANRRKHTVIVVGTGLAGGSAGATLAEQGYHVVQFCYQDSPRRAHSIAAQGGINAAKNYRNDGDSVHRLFYDTVKGGDFRARESNVHRLAQISVEIIDQCVAQGVPFAREYGGLLDTRSFGGVQVSRTFYARGQTGQQLLLGAYQALSRQIAAGNVEMHPRTEMLDLIVVDGRARGIVARDLITGKIDTYFADAVVLASGGYGNVFYLSTNAMNSNTTAVWRAHRRGALFANPCFTQIHPTCIPRTGDHQSKLTLMSESLRNDGRIWVPKAKGDQRPANRIPEDERDYYLERIYPSFGNLVPRDIASRAAKNVCDEGRGVGPGGQGVYLDFADAIARMGREAVEARYGNLFDMYQRITDEDPYEVPMRIYPAVHYTMGGLWVDYDLQTTVPGLFAIGEANFSDHGANRLGASALMQGLADGYFVLPATINDYLARHPKQGEIGREHPVVQEVLAETEDRLNLLLAVDGDRTPDSFHRELGELMWEFCGMARTDSGLRKALERIPRIREEFWRRIKVPGTGEEFNQSLEKANRIVDHLELAELMCLDALHRAESCGGHFREESQTADGEAERRDEEFSYAAAWEFTGTGTAPVLHKEDLVFEYVHPTQRSYA; encoded by the coding sequence ATGACCACGTCCTCCGCATTCACGGACTACACCACCGGTGAACCGGTCGTCGACGGCAAGGCCCCCGACGGCCCGGTCGCCGAGCGCTGGGACAGGCGCCGTTTCGAGGCCAGGCTGGTCAATCCCGCCAACCGCCGCAAGCACACGGTGATCGTCGTCGGCACGGGGCTCGCGGGCGGTTCGGCGGGTGCCACGCTCGCCGAACAGGGCTACCACGTGGTCCAGTTCTGCTACCAGGACTCCCCGCGCCGCGCCCACTCGATCGCCGCCCAGGGCGGCATCAACGCCGCGAAGAACTACCGCAACGACGGCGACTCCGTCCACCGGCTGTTCTACGACACCGTCAAGGGCGGCGACTTCCGGGCGCGGGAGTCGAACGTCCACCGGCTCGCGCAGATCTCGGTGGAGATCATCGACCAGTGCGTGGCGCAGGGCGTGCCGTTCGCCCGGGAGTACGGCGGTCTGCTCGACACCCGCTCCTTCGGCGGCGTCCAGGTGTCGCGGACGTTCTACGCCCGGGGACAGACGGGGCAGCAACTGCTCCTGGGCGCCTATCAGGCCCTCAGCAGGCAGATCGCGGCCGGCAACGTGGAGATGCACCCGCGCACGGAGATGCTCGACCTGATCGTGGTCGACGGGCGGGCGCGCGGGATCGTGGCGCGGGACCTGATCACGGGGAAGATCGACACGTACTTCGCGGACGCCGTGGTGCTGGCGAGCGGTGGGTACGGCAACGTCTTCTATCTCTCGACCAACGCCATGAACTCGAACACGACGGCCGTGTGGCGGGCCCACCGGCGGGGCGCGCTGTTCGCGAACCCCTGCTTCACCCAGATCCATCCCACGTGCATCCCGCGCACGGGTGACCACCAGTCCAAGCTGACGCTGATGAGCGAGTCGCTGCGCAACGACGGCCGGATCTGGGTGCCGAAGGCGAAGGGCGACCAGCGCCCGGCGAACCGGATCCCCGAGGACGAGCGCGACTACTACCTGGAGCGGATCTACCCCTCCTTCGGCAACCTCGTCCCGCGGGACATCGCCTCCCGCGCCGCGAAGAACGTCTGCGACGAGGGCCGGGGGGTCGGACCCGGCGGGCAGGGCGTCTACCTGGACTTCGCCGACGCCATCGCGCGCATGGGACGGGAGGCCGTCGAGGCCAGGTACGGCAACCTCTTCGACATGTACCAGCGGATCACCGACGAGGATCCGTACGAGGTGCCGATGCGCATCTACCCGGCCGTGCACTACACGATGGGCGGGCTGTGGGTGGACTACGACCTCCAGACCACCGTCCCCGGCCTGTTCGCGATCGGCGAGGCCAACTTCTCCGACCACGGGGCCAACCGGCTCGGCGCGTCCGCGCTGATGCAGGGCCTCGCCGACGGGTACTTCGTGCTGCCGGCCACCATCAACGACTACCTCGCCCGGCATCCGAAGCAGGGCGAGATCGGCCGCGAACACCCCGTCGTGCAGGAGGTCCTGGCCGAGACCGAGGACCGGCTGAATCTGCTGCTCGCCGTCGACGGCGACCGTACGCCCGACTCCTTCCACCGCGAACTCGGCGAGCTGATGTGGGAGTTCTGCGGCATGGCCCGCACCGACAGCGGGCTGCGGAAAGCGCTGGAGCGGATTCCGCGGATCCGGGAGGAGTTCTGGCGGCGGATCAAGGTGCCGGGGACGGGCGAGGAGTTCAACCAGTCCCTGGAGAAGGCCAACCGGATCGTCGACCACCTCGAACTCGCCGAGCTGATGTGCCTCGACGCGCTGCACCGCGCCGAGTCCTGCGGCGGTCACTTCCGCGAGGAGTCCCAGACGGCCGACGGCGAGGCGGAGCGCCGGGACGAGGAGTTCTCGTACGCCGCCGCCTGGGAGTTCACGGGGACCGGCACGGCTCCCGTCCTGCACAAGGAAGACCTCGTCTTCGAGTACGTCCACCCCACCCAGCGGAGCTACGCATGA